The following proteins are encoded in a genomic region of Lytechinus variegatus isolate NC3 chromosome 7, Lvar_3.0, whole genome shotgun sequence:
- the LOC121418204 gene encoding sprouty-related, EVH1 domain-containing protein 2-like isoform X2 — protein sequence MNSCLTKVRAQVMTREDGGWVPVGGGGVSIVGIYKLTKEDCRVEHVVVGTTMEDNTRVLEFNLRKGVQYYRGSHLFHHWRTPDEKKCGLTFYGPADARAFERGFGRAVSELQEGSSSESSYGLDDSDEDVPVPRVVDPLLSRECVFHDYQNTPSTCVAPKDGGGKLLKDILTQPANKDYTCISGYTYPHNNQGHLHMVHYVTRKRDDRRPLHNMKYAHEGSWVKTATEWHPIRKDLSQDHFKDSYVKIVKKPQSIHEYSYPTIPPTREMDDLKKPPTFPKVVTTQPPPSPPKKLIQKMNKYTEPSQCLHCSQYFDPESNRKGDCPEAPDEVSYCINFCSCLCAAQCMLYHCMSNSEGDFPSPCSCDTSESQFCRRWFGLAALSFFVPCLWCYPPLKCCHWLGTKCGCCGGRHKAK from the exons at GAACTCCTGCCTGACCAAAGTCCGCGCTCAGGTAATGACGCGGGAAGATGGCGGGTGGGTTCCAGTTGGTGGTGGAGGGGTCAGTATTGTGGGAATCTACAAGCTGACCAAAGAAGACTGCAGAGTGGAACACGTTGTCGTAGGAACAACAATGGAAGACAACACA AGGGTGCTTGAATTCAATTTACGAAAAGGTGTTCAATACTATCGAGGCAGTCATCTCTTTCACCATTGGAGGACTCCAGATGAAAAGAAATGTGGTCTAACCTTCTATGGCCCGGCTGATGCCAGGGCCTTTGAAAGAGGGTTTGGGCGTGCAGTTTCAGAGTTGCAAGAAG gtTCTTCCAGCGAGTCATCATATGGTCTGGATGACAGCGATGAGGATGTTCCTGTACCT cGTGTTGTGGATCCACTGCTGTCGCGTGAATGTGTTTTCCATGATTATCAGAACACCCCAAGTACATGTGTGGCACCAAAAGATGGAGGAGGTAAACTACTCAAGGATATCCTTACACAGCCAGCCAATAAGGACTACACATGTATATCAGGATATACGTATCCTCATAACAATCAGGGACACCTACATATGGTGCACTATGTGACACGCAAAAGGGATGATAGGAGACCGCTGCACAACATGAAATATGCACACGAAGGATCATGGGTAAAAACGGCCACAGAGTGGCATCCGATAAGAAAGGACTTATCGCAGGATCACTTCAAAGACTCCTATGTGAAGATAGTAAAAAAGCCACAAAGTATTCATGAATACAGCTACCCGACAATACCACCCACGCGCGAGATGGACGACCTCAAGAAGCCACCTACCTTCCCCAAAGTGGTGACCACTCAACCCCCACCATCACCGCCCAAGAAACTCATacagaaaatgaacaaatacaCGGAGCCCTCACAGTGTCTGCACTGCAGTCAATACTTTGACCCGGAGAGCAACCGGAAAGGGGACTGTCCAGAAGCTCCTGACGAAGTCTCGTACTGTATCAATTTCTGTTCATGTCTATGTGCGGCACAGTGTATGTTATATCATTGTATGTCAAACTCAGAGGGGGATTTCCCATCTCCTTGTTCTTGCGACACCAGCGAGAGCCAGTTTTGTCGCAGATGGTTTGGGCTTGCTGCGTTGTCGTTCTTCGTGCCCTGCTTATGGTGCTATCCTCCTCTCAAATGCTGCCACTGGCTTGGCACAAAGTGCGGTTGCTGCGGCGGCAGACACAAAGCAAAGTGA
- the LOC121418204 gene encoding sprouty-related, EVH1 domain-containing protein 2-like isoform X1, whose translation MEERDTPLDENSCLTKVRAQVMTREDGGWVPVGGGGVSIVGIYKLTKEDCRVEHVVVGTTMEDNTRVLEFNLRKGVQYYRGSHLFHHWRTPDEKKCGLTFYGPADARAFERGFGRAVSELQEGSSSESSYGLDDSDEDVPVPRVVDPLLSRECVFHDYQNTPSTCVAPKDGGGKLLKDILTQPANKDYTCISGYTYPHNNQGHLHMVHYVTRKRDDRRPLHNMKYAHEGSWVKTATEWHPIRKDLSQDHFKDSYVKIVKKPQSIHEYSYPTIPPTREMDDLKKPPTFPKVVTTQPPPSPPKKLIQKMNKYTEPSQCLHCSQYFDPESNRKGDCPEAPDEVSYCINFCSCLCAAQCMLYHCMSNSEGDFPSPCSCDTSESQFCRRWFGLAALSFFVPCLWCYPPLKCCHWLGTKCGCCGGRHKAK comes from the exons ATGGAGGAGAGAGATACCCCACTGGACGA GAACTCCTGCCTGACCAAAGTCCGCGCTCAGGTAATGACGCGGGAAGATGGCGGGTGGGTTCCAGTTGGTGGTGGAGGGGTCAGTATTGTGGGAATCTACAAGCTGACCAAAGAAGACTGCAGAGTGGAACACGTTGTCGTAGGAACAACAATGGAAGACAACACA AGGGTGCTTGAATTCAATTTACGAAAAGGTGTTCAATACTATCGAGGCAGTCATCTCTTTCACCATTGGAGGACTCCAGATGAAAAGAAATGTGGTCTAACCTTCTATGGCCCGGCTGATGCCAGGGCCTTTGAAAGAGGGTTTGGGCGTGCAGTTTCAGAGTTGCAAGAAG gtTCTTCCAGCGAGTCATCATATGGTCTGGATGACAGCGATGAGGATGTTCCTGTACCT cGTGTTGTGGATCCACTGCTGTCGCGTGAATGTGTTTTCCATGATTATCAGAACACCCCAAGTACATGTGTGGCACCAAAAGATGGAGGAGGTAAACTACTCAAGGATATCCTTACACAGCCAGCCAATAAGGACTACACATGTATATCAGGATATACGTATCCTCATAACAATCAGGGACACCTACATATGGTGCACTATGTGACACGCAAAAGGGATGATAGGAGACCGCTGCACAACATGAAATATGCACACGAAGGATCATGGGTAAAAACGGCCACAGAGTGGCATCCGATAAGAAAGGACTTATCGCAGGATCACTTCAAAGACTCCTATGTGAAGATAGTAAAAAAGCCACAAAGTATTCATGAATACAGCTACCCGACAATACCACCCACGCGCGAGATGGACGACCTCAAGAAGCCACCTACCTTCCCCAAAGTGGTGACCACTCAACCCCCACCATCACCGCCCAAGAAACTCATacagaaaatgaacaaatacaCGGAGCCCTCACAGTGTCTGCACTGCAGTCAATACTTTGACCCGGAGAGCAACCGGAAAGGGGACTGTCCAGAAGCTCCTGACGAAGTCTCGTACTGTATCAATTTCTGTTCATGTCTATGTGCGGCACAGTGTATGTTATATCATTGTATGTCAAACTCAGAGGGGGATTTCCCATCTCCTTGTTCTTGCGACACCAGCGAGAGCCAGTTTTGTCGCAGATGGTTTGGGCTTGCTGCGTTGTCGTTCTTCGTGCCCTGCTTATGGTGCTATCCTCCTCTCAAATGCTGCCACTGGCTTGGCACAAAGTGCGGTTGCTGCGGCGGCAGACACAAAGCAAAGTGA